One Clostridium sp. CM027 genomic window carries:
- a CDS encoding sulfite exporter TauE/SafE family protein — translation MGIIHMFNLSTMQWICLIISAVLVGVSKTGISGFLMPVIPIIASVFGGKESTGVILPILVIGDVFAVYYYNRHAKWENIKKLLPWTIIGLLLGVIVGNFINDKQFKAVISISVLLCLVALIYTEKKGENIKVPTNKWFYAMAGIATGFTSMIGNAAGPIFSVYLLTMNFKKNDFMGTTAWFFLLVNLAKLPLQILFWHNIAFKTVLLSIGMVPAIALGALLGMLMIKKINEKNFRYIIIIMTFIAAVRLLV, via the coding sequence ATGGGAATCATTCATATGTTTAATTTATCAACGATGCAATGGATATGTTTAATAATATCGGCTGTCTTAGTAGGCGTTTCAAAGACCGGAATAAGCGGGTTTTTGATGCCTGTTATACCAATTATTGCCAGTGTATTTGGAGGGAAGGAATCTACAGGTGTTATACTTCCTATATTAGTAATAGGGGATGTTTTTGCAGTGTACTATTATAATAGACATGCTAAGTGGGAAAATATAAAAAAACTTTTGCCATGGACAATCATAGGGTTACTACTAGGTGTTATAGTTGGAAACTTTATTAATGATAAACAATTTAAGGCGGTTATATCTATTTCAGTTTTACTTTGCTTAGTCGCTTTAATTTATACTGAAAAAAAAGGTGAAAATATAAAAGTCCCAACAAATAAATGGTTTTATGCAATGGCTGGAATTGCTACTGGCTTTACATCCATGATTGGTAATGCTGCAGGACCTATATTCAGTGTGTATTTGTTAACTATGAACTTCAAAAAAAACGATTTTATGGGCACAACGGCTTGGTTTTTCTTACTTGTTAATTTGGCCAAATTACCATTGCAAATTTTATTCTGGCATAATATTGCCTTTAAGACAGTTTTACTTAGCATTGGTATGGTGCCAGCAATTGCATTAGGAGCACTTTTAGGGATGCTTATGATTAAAAAAATTAATGAAAAAAACTTCAGATATATTATTATAATCATGACATTTATAGCAGCAGTAAGACTGTTGGTATAA
- the iscB gene encoding RNA-guided endonuclease IscB, whose product MVGKVLLLKTYCNIGEVNLPSQEESLSERIDFMVYVLDVDGKQLMPTSNPKARQLLKQKKAIVKHVKPFTIQLTYRTKTEYIQTITLGVDSGYLNIGFSATTDTKELICGEVKLLQGMSDRITEKAMYRRIRRDKSRYRKPRWNNRKVEKEWLAPSIQHKLDSHIRFIDKLRGLLPIKKVIVEVANFDIQQIKNRNIQGEEYQQGEQMGFYNLREYILHRDNHQCQNPNCKNKDKNPILELHHISFKSNGGTDIGNNLITLCNKCHTSPNHKKGKLLDLWQTKKPKIRGFKDATFMSMVRWRLVNTMGYLHTYGYITKHNRIKHQLEKTHYNDAFCIANDSNQTRVEPILFEQVRRNNRSLEKFYDAKMIDLRTGEKVSGSELNNGRRTRNKNKNSENLRVYRGEKISKGQRRIRKGKSLYQPNDLVRYDGQIYTVKGSQNGGKYVALKEIKKVPKVELLTPYRFRKGFAC is encoded by the coding sequence ATGGTAGGGAAAGTGTTGCTATTGAAAACCTATTGTAACATTGGCGAAGTGAACTTACCCTCGCAAGAGGAGTCATTATCTGAAAGGATTGATTTTATGGTTTATGTTTTAGATGTTGATGGCAAACAATTAATGCCTACGAGCAATCCAAAAGCTAGACAATTATTAAAGCAGAAAAAGGCTATCGTTAAACACGTTAAGCCATTTACAATACAATTAACCTATAGAACAAAAACTGAATATATTCAAACTATCACTTTAGGGGTCGATAGTGGCTATTTAAATATTGGTTTTAGTGCGACTACTGATACAAAAGAACTTATATGTGGAGAAGTTAAACTACTCCAAGGTATGAGTGATAGAATAACAGAAAAGGCTATGTATAGACGCATCAGAAGAGACAAGTCGAGATACAGAAAACCTAGGTGGAATAATAGAAAAGTTGAAAAAGAATGGTTAGCACCGTCTATTCAGCACAAACTAGATAGTCACATTAGATTCATAGACAAACTTAGAGGACTGCTACCAATCAAAAAAGTAATTGTAGAAGTTGCAAACTTTGATATTCAGCAGATTAAGAATCGCAATATACAAGGTGAAGAATATCAACAAGGCGAACAAATGGGATTTTATAATCTTAGAGAATATATTCTGCATAGAGATAATCACCAATGCCAAAATCCAAACTGTAAGAATAAGGACAAAAATCCTATATTAGAGTTGCACCATATTTCATTTAAAAGTAATGGTGGAACAGACATAGGAAACAATCTCATTACATTATGCAACAAATGTCACACTTCACCAAATCACAAAAAAGGAAAACTATTAGATTTGTGGCAAACCAAAAAACCCAAAATAAGAGGGTTTAAAGACGCTACATTTATGTCTATGGTGCGTTGGAGATTGGTTAATACTATGGGTTATTTACACACTTATGGTTACATTACAAAACACAATAGGATTAAACATCAACTTGAAAAAACTCACTATAATGACGCTTTTTGTATAGCTAATGATAGCAATCAAACAAGAGTTGAGCCTATTCTATTTGAGCAAGTGAGAAGAAATAATAGAAGTTTAGAAAAATTCTACGATGCAAAAATGATAGACCTAAGAACAGGTGAAAAAGTGAGTGGTTCAGAATTGAATAATGGTAGAAGAACAAGAAACAAAAATAAGAATAGCGAAAACCTAAGAGTATATAGAGGCGAAAAAATATCCAAAGGACAAAGAAGAATAAGAAAAGGTAAATCTTTATACCAACCTAATGATTTAGTAAGGTATGATGGTCAAATATATACTGTAAAAGGCAGTCAAAATGGTGGTAAGTATGTGGCTCTAAAAGAGATTAAAAAAGTCCCGAAAGTAGAGTTGCTTACACCTTACAGATTTAGGAAAGGATTTGCTTGTTGA
- a CDS encoding TetR/AcrR family transcriptional regulator, giving the protein MIRKIRVPIQKRSIEKRKNIIDAALKLFNTKGYFNTSMAEIAKEADLAIGGIYAYFKDKKDIFLELVSLYGNTIYNHSVEELSKIKDTNDLDLMIKTTINIILQSHKIFPKFHKEIMILCSMDNEIKYQVREQQKPLLNKYQEEFKNFDLNLKNKSEKNFLLYSLIEDTCHEIIYDEKSILNKNILVEECAEVIKKILL; this is encoded by the coding sequence ATGATACGGAAAATAAGAGTACCGATTCAAAAAAGATCAATTGAAAAGCGAAAAAATATAATTGATGCTGCATTAAAATTATTTAATACAAAAGGATATTTTAATACTAGTATGGCTGAAATCGCTAAAGAAGCTGATTTAGCTATTGGCGGTATTTATGCGTACTTTAAGGATAAAAAAGATATATTTTTAGAGTTAGTAAGTTTATATGGAAACACTATTTATAATCATAGCGTTGAGGAACTAAGTAAAATTAAAGATACAAATGATTTAGATTTAATGATAAAAACAACTATAAATATAATACTTCAAAGTCATAAAATTTTCCCTAAATTTCATAAAGAAATTATGATACTATGCTCTATGGATAATGAAATTAAATACCAAGTCCGTGAACAACAGAAACCTTTGCTTAATAAATATCAAGAAGAATTTAAAAATTTTGATTTAAATTTAAAAAACAAAAGTGAAAAGAATTTTTTATTATATTCTTTAATTGAAGATACATGTCATGAAATTATTTATGATGAGAAATCAATTCTAAACAAAAATATTTTAGTGGAAGAGTGTGCCGAAGTAATAAAAAAAATATTACTATAA
- a CDS encoding PocR ligand-binding domain-containing protein: MKKVKFSELINIDSLKKMAENIYAAVGINFGIVDIDGAIIIATGWQDICTKFHRVHPVTGMQCSISDQYISDHIMDGAYISYKCLNNMRDIALPIVISGEHLATIFFSQFFYEDEVIDKEYFAAQAIELGFDEKEYLDALSKVPVYSKKKVDHIIEYYSGLIMTLAESGLRQLTYENSQNELEKSQKYLSAIFNSVSDSIFIHDVYGNITDVNGTATTMFGYSRNELISMNVYDIISKKQDNIELYIDALSNKKNGKEHLIQEFIVKNKSNKDFWVEVNVHATKIHEDEVIIATVRDITERKKNELALQNEAAEIEKLRSEFFANISHELRTPLNIILGTIKIIEMGVNDEKNPINREKIINNINIEKHNCFRLLKLINNLIDLTKLDVGFFELNMVNCNIVNIVEEITLSVAEHFNNNGLSLIFDTDIEEKIVDCDLEKIERIMLNMLSNAIKFTTPGGSIFVNISDCEEYITISIEDTGIGIPDDKVNLIFDRFRQADKSFTRKYEGSGIGLSLVKSLVEIQGGTITVESKYGVGTKFFIKLPVKVSKHDSKEESIKSIDNSINDFEQRIKIEFSDVYK, from the coding sequence ATGAAGAAAGTTAAATTTTCAGAACTAATAAATATTGATTCACTAAAAAAGATGGCTGAAAATATTTATGCTGCTGTAGGCATTAATTTTGGAATTGTTGATATAGACGGCGCAATTATTATTGCAACGGGATGGCAGGATATATGCACTAAGTTTCATAGAGTTCATCCAGTTACAGGCATGCAATGTTCCATTAGTGATCAATATATTAGTGACCATATTATGGATGGTGCATATATCTCTTATAAGTGTCTAAATAATATGAGGGATATTGCATTACCTATTGTTATTTCCGGAGAACATTTGGCTACGATTTTTTTTAGCCAATTTTTTTATGAAGATGAAGTAATAGATAAAGAATATTTTGCAGCACAAGCAATAGAATTAGGGTTTGATGAAAAAGAGTATCTAGATGCGTTAAGCAAGGTGCCTGTTTATTCTAAAAAGAAGGTTGATCATATAATTGAGTATTATTCAGGGCTTATTATGACGCTTGCCGAAAGTGGTTTAAGGCAACTTACGTATGAAAATTCTCAGAATGAACTTGAAAAAAGCCAAAAATATCTAAGCGCAATTTTTAATTCCGTAAGTGATTCAATATTCATTCATGATGTTTATGGAAATATAACGGATGTAAATGGAACTGCTACCACTATGTTTGGTTATTCTCGAAATGAATTAATAAGTATGAATGTATATGATATTATCTCAAAAAAACAGGACAATATTGAGCTTTATATAGATGCATTAAGTAATAAGAAAAACGGTAAGGAACATCTGATACAAGAGTTTATAGTTAAAAATAAAAGTAACAAAGATTTTTGGGTAGAAGTTAATGTTCATGCTACAAAGATTCATGAAGATGAAGTAATTATAGCGACTGTGCGGGATATTACAGAAAGAAAAAAGAATGAATTAGCATTACAGAATGAGGCTGCTGAAATAGAGAAGTTAAGATCTGAATTTTTTGCTAATATTTCTCATGAGCTAAGGACTCCGTTGAATATAATATTAGGTACAATAAAAATCATTGAAATGGGCGTTAATGATGAAAAAAACCCTATTAATAGAGAAAAGATTATTAATAATATAAATATTGAAAAACATAATTGCTTTAGATTGCTAAAATTAATAAACAATTTAATTGATTTAACTAAATTGGATGTAGGTTTTTTTGAACTGAATATGGTTAATTGTAACATTGTTAATATTGTGGAGGAAATTACGTTATCTGTAGCAGAGCATTTTAATAATAATGGCTTAAGTCTCATATTTGATACTGATATAGAGGAAAAGATAGTGGATTGTGATCTAGAAAAAATTGAAAGAATAATGCTTAACATGCTATCCAATGCTATAAAGTTTACAACTCCTGGTGGAAGCATATTTGTTAATATATCTGATTGTGAAGAATACATAACTATTTCGATTGAAGACACAGGCATAGGTATACCGGATGACAAGGTAAATCTAATATTCGATAGATTTCGGCAGGCGGATAAATCGTTTACAAGGAAATATGAAGGAAGTGGTATCGGATTATCGCTTGTTAAATCGCTGGTAGAAATACAAGGTGGGACAATAACAGTTGAGAGTAAATATGGAGTTGGTACTAAGTTTTTTATAAAACTTCCTGTTAAGGTATCGAAGCATGATAGCAAAGAAGAAAGTATTAAGTCTATTGATAATAGCATAAACGATTTTGAGCAAAGAATAAAAATTGAGTTTTCAGATGTTTATAAATAG
- a CDS encoding Bcr/CflA family efflux MFS transporter, which yields MENEEKICDKKEKKQKYLGDKGFIMFIAFLSAFIPLSTDIYLPALPKMVESFNTSEGLVNLTLIFFFIFYAVGTLFWGPLSDKYGRKRILLIGLSVYTIGSILCIFSVNVYQLIFYRILQSIGCGAATAVATAIVKDVYSGRRRVTIIALVQSMGMISPIISPVIGAMILSVLSWRGVFVVLSIIGALALAGSIAMEETLEKRYTGSIFKSIGRLGVVAKNKSFMSLLIILSLISAASMSFISSSSYIYVNGFGLSEKAYSYYFALNAVFYLLGPLLYIKLSKNYHSNSIITVSFIVFSISGVFICTIGNLSPLFFTLSLIPASLFGNIMAPARTNLLLEQLQGDIGAASSLMSCAMTFYGSIGMFIISLNFSNKIVVMGLMHLIIGIISLIAWLIISKKPYIKQVTYHIEVANKNAE from the coding sequence ATGGAAAACGAAGAAAAGATATGTGACAAAAAGGAAAAGAAACAAAAATATTTGGGAGATAAGGGCTTCATAATGTTTATAGCTTTTTTAAGTGCATTTATCCCATTATCTACAGATATTTATCTCCCAGCGCTTCCTAAGATGGTTGAAAGCTTTAACACATCGGAAGGTCTAGTAAATCTTACATTAATATTTTTCTTTATATTTTACGCTGTAGGAACCCTATTTTGGGGACCCCTTAGTGATAAATACGGAAGGAAAAGAATATTACTTATAGGATTATCTGTGTATACTATTGGAAGCATTTTATGTATATTTTCTGTAAATGTTTACCAACTTATTTTTTATCGTATTCTGCAATCAATTGGTTGTGGGGCTGCAACAGCGGTGGCAACAGCTATAGTAAAAGATGTATATAGTGGTAGGAGGAGAGTAACCATAATAGCTTTAGTTCAGTCTATGGGAATGATATCACCTATAATTTCTCCAGTTATAGGAGCAATGATACTAAGTGTTCTTTCTTGGCGTGGAGTATTTGTGGTGCTATCTATAATAGGAGCTTTAGCCTTAGCTGGAAGCATAGCCATGGAAGAGACACTAGAAAAAAGATATACAGGAAGTATATTTAAATCCATAGGAAGGTTAGGCGTAGTTGCAAAAAATAAGAGCTTTATGTCACTTCTTATAATACTTTCACTGATATCTGCTGCTTCTATGTCATTTATATCATCCTCCTCGTATATTTATGTAAATGGCTTTGGATTAAGTGAAAAGGCATATAGTTATTATTTTGCTTTAAACGCGGTGTTTTACCTACTAGGGCCTTTACTATACATTAAATTATCGAAAAATTATCATAGTAATTCAATAATAACTGTCTCATTTATTGTGTTTAGTATAAGTGGGGTATTCATTTGTACGATAGGTAATTTAAGTCCTTTATTTTTTACATTATCATTAATTCCTGCGTCTCTCTTTGGTAACATTATGGCACCTGCAAGAACTAACCTTTTGCTTGAACAGTTACAGGGCGATATTGGTGCAGCATCCTCATTAATGAGTTGCGCAATGACCTTTTATGGTAGTATTGGTATGTTTATAATTTCTTTGAATTTTTCTAATAAAATAGTGGTAATGGGACTAATGCATTTAATAATAGGAATTATAAGCCTTATAGCATGGCTGATTATCTCTAAAAAACCATATATTAAACAGGTAACCTATCATATAGAGGTAGCAAATAAAAATGCTGAGTAA
- a CDS encoding PspC domain-containing protein, with translation MQKKLYKSTTNKQIDGVCGGIAEYFDIDATVIRLAWVLLTLIYGIGILFYIICCVVLPVNNNTHYDDDDTIQFKEL, from the coding sequence ATGCAAAAAAAATTATATAAATCTACCACAAATAAACAAATAGACGGCGTTTGCGGTGGTATTGCTGAGTATTTTGATATAGATGCTACAGTTATCAGATTAGCTTGGGTACTTTTAACGCTAATATATGGGATAGGTATATTATTTTATATAATATGTTGTGTTGTTTTGCCAGTTAATAATAATACTCATTATGATGATGACGATACAATTCAATTTAAAGAATTATAA
- a CDS encoding ABC transporter permease, whose product MNKLVSVILFKELKDMLRDKKTIIVSLLIPLLLMPILSFIMGKTMNSAEDSVEKNINIVMVDKGNSSIGKILKNDKTIKFKTGIDGKAAVKDGEALLFIEIPKDFDESISSGNVSDLKIFYDNTNTKSSIALSKVTETVDKLSKQIVANRLKKINIDAKILTPIKIAETSFQKEDKAQSQMLLGIMIPMFILLYSATGTIAAATDLGAGEKERGTLEPLLTTKAGRHYILTGKLFAITIMGFIVSVCSMIGLLIAMKIPGGMFGNGSSSVGLSYKAIALIGVIAIITTMFFGALELGVSIYARSFKEAQTYLVPFSIIPIFAAYGTMFMDSKNIPFLYFNIPLLSVSSVVKELTSGIYNYGHIGITIVWSIVYTIVAVMLAKHMFNKESVIFRS is encoded by the coding sequence ATGAATAAATTAGTTAGTGTAATATTGTTTAAAGAACTTAAGGACATGCTTAGAGATAAAAAGACAATAATAGTAAGTTTGTTAATTCCTCTTTTATTAATGCCTATACTTAGCTTTATTATGGGGAAAACTATGAATAGTGCTGAGGATTCTGTTGAAAAAAATATAAATATCGTGATGGTCGATAAGGGAAATAGCAGCATTGGGAAGATATTAAAAAATGATAAAACTATTAAATTTAAAACGGGCATTGATGGGAAAGCCGCAGTAAAGGATGGAGAAGCACTACTTTTTATAGAAATACCAAAGGATTTTGATGAATCTATTTCAAGTGGTAATGTTTCTGATTTAAAGATTTTTTATGATAATACAAATACAAAATCATCTATTGCACTTAGCAAGGTAACGGAAACAGTAGATAAATTAAGTAAACAAATAGTTGCAAATAGATTAAAAAAAATAAATATTGATGCAAAGATATTAACCCCGATAAAAATTGCTGAAACAAGTTTTCAAAAAGAAGACAAGGCACAAAGTCAAATGTTATTAGGTATAATGATTCCTATGTTTATACTCCTTTACAGTGCAACAGGGACAATTGCAGCAGCCACAGATCTAGGAGCAGGTGAGAAGGAAAGAGGAACACTTGAACCACTTTTAACAACAAAAGCTGGGAGACATTATATATTAACAGGAAAACTCTTTGCAATAACAATAATGGGATTTATAGTATCGGTATGTTCAATGATTGGTCTTCTAATTGCAATGAAAATACCTGGTGGAATGTTCGGAAACGGAAGTTCTTCAGTTGGTCTAAGTTACAAAGCAATAGCCTTAATTGGAGTAATAGCAATAATAACAACAATGTTTTTTGGTGCTCTTGAACTAGGGGTAAGTATATATGCTCGTTCCTTCAAGGAAGCTCAAACTTATTTGGTACCATTTTCAATAATTCCGATATTTGCCGCTTATGGAACTATGTTTATGGATTCGAAAAACATACCTTTTCTTTATTTTAATATACCATTGCTTAGTGTAAGCTCAGTGGTTAAGGAACTTACAAGTGGAATTTATAATTATGGTCATATAGGAATAACAATAGTATGGTCAATAGTTTATACGATAGTTGCTGTTATGCTAGCAAAACATATGTTTAATAAGGAAAGTGTAATATTTAGATCTTAA
- a CDS encoding HIT domain-containing protein, with product MINVGTYAGQTINHLHVHLFSRYIGDVTDPSGGVRNLKEALIEYNG from the coding sequence ATTATAAATGTAGGAACTTATGCTGGACAAACTATAAATCATCTACATGTGCACTTGTTTTCCAGATATATAGGTGATGTGACTGATCCAAGTGGTGGGGTAAGGAATTTAAAAGAAGCTTTAATTGAGTATAATGGATAG
- the tnpA gene encoding IS200/IS605 family transposase, translating into MIAYNPKQSVLEIARSLKQMSTYRIWRQYDNHIYLKKQFWKERTFWSDGYFACSIGNVSKSTIEKYIQGQG; encoded by the coding sequence TTGATAGCTTATAATCCAAAACAATCTGTTTTAGAAATAGCTAGAAGCCTGAAACAAATGTCTACTTATAGAATATGGAGACAATATGACAATCATATTTATTTAAAGAAACAATTTTGGAAAGAACGTACATTTTGGAGTGATGGTTATTTTGCTTGTAGTATTGGGAATGTATCAAAATCTACCATAGAGAAGTATATACAAGGACAAGGGTAA
- a CDS encoding C40 family peptidase, which produces MRKSFNKRNPARFWLIILIVLVVTIVYMIFVIFSNFETPLNKAKYIKNGQQYESLITGNDLVSYANTFLGMKYLFGGTTPAILDATGKYVKGGFDCSGFIQYAYKHFGINLPRTTMDQINKGVSININNLENGDLVFFMTNPDLPSQVSHVGIYIGNCKFIHSPKTGDVIKTSELTGYYKEKFVIGKRIIK; this is translated from the coding sequence ATGAGAAAATCTTTTAATAAAAGGAATCCAGCAAGGTTTTGGTTAATAATATTAATTGTTTTAGTAGTAACAATAGTATATATGATTTTTGTTATTTTTTCGAATTTTGAAACTCCATTAAACAAAGCTAAATATATTAAAAATGGACAACAATATGAATCATTAATAACTGGTAATGATTTAGTGTCATATGCAAATACGTTTTTAGGAATGAAATACTTATTTGGTGGCACAACTCCCGCAATATTAGATGCTACAGGTAAATATGTAAAAGGTGGATTTGATTGTTCTGGGTTTATTCAGTATGCTTATAAACATTTTGGTATAAATTTACCCAGAACAACTATGGACCAAATAAATAAAGGTGTTTCTATTAATATAAATAATCTTGAAAATGGGGATTTAGTCTTTTTTATGACAAACCCAGATCTTCCATCTCAAGTATCACATGTAGGAATTTATATCGGAAACTGCAAATTTATACATTCCCCTAAAACTGGTGATGTTATAAAAACATCTGAATTAACTGGATATTATAAAGAAAAATTTGTAATAGGTAAAAGGATAATAAAATAA
- a CDS encoding MFS transporter: MKKSKVILGFTSLIIGCFLGVLDSTIVNIALPDMAIYLGKSINDVSWITTSYLLSFSVFLIIASKIADQFGRKKILIIGLFTFGLSSLLCGIGNSFIFLIIMRFFQGIGAAIITPVVLPLGLAIFGKEKRGFVIAVSGGITALAAAAGPPIGGIILQYLNWKYIFYVNVPMTIIAVVFAVIALNESYDTTVSKKVDILGALLLMISIFCLVFPLLKGNDYGWQSKPIVSLFCICILSIIAFLIVEVKTKDPMLPLNLFKESTFTASCILFMSAGFATASPLLLLNFYLEQIFNYSPLKSGFILMTLSLAGTISVPLGSVLVKKIGARIVNFLGIFIVGVGTVLLSHIDINTSVTSMRITLAFMGIGFGFSIQAIASSIKYLPVEKTGMASGIINAARQIGMCVGIAVLVSILNSNITNATNNIKQAVTTKINSQVNLEPIIKEKMLSKINNSNKNSIPGSKEDVINDIDNQGKMMLAKAPNNKKSIVLATINEQKTKVKYIINFSQDIKNKELSKAFDNAFVVSYSIVFILSIGALFTDRKPTDNEKMMA; encoded by the coding sequence ATGAAAAAAAGTAAAGTTATTTTAGGTTTTACATCATTAATTATCGGTTGTTTTTTAGGTGTTTTGGATAGTACTATAGTAAATATAGCATTACCAGATATGGCAATTTACTTAGGCAAAAGTATTAATGATGTAAGTTGGATTACAACTTCGTATTTGTTATCATTTTCGGTTTTCTTAATTATAGCTTCTAAGATTGCAGACCAATTCGGAAGAAAAAAAATATTAATAATAGGGTTATTTACATTTGGGCTATCATCGCTACTTTGTGGAATAGGGAACTCATTTATATTTTTGATCATTATGAGATTCTTTCAAGGAATAGGCGCCGCAATTATAACACCCGTTGTTTTACCTTTAGGACTTGCAATTTTTGGGAAAGAAAAAAGAGGCTTTGTAATAGCAGTTTCCGGTGGTATTACAGCTTTAGCTGCCGCTGCCGGGCCACCTATAGGTGGAATAATTCTTCAGTATTTAAACTGGAAATATATTTTCTATGTTAATGTTCCAATGACTATTATAGCCGTAGTTTTTGCAGTTATAGCTCTAAACGAATCTTATGATACTACTGTATCAAAAAAAGTGGATATTTTAGGTGCTCTTTTACTTATGATAAGTATATTTTGCTTAGTTTTCCCACTGCTTAAAGGAAACGATTATGGATGGCAGTCAAAGCCAATAGTATCACTTTTTTGCATTTGTATTTTATCAATTATAGCATTTTTAATTGTTGAAGTTAAAACTAAAGACCCAATGTTACCACTTAATTTATTCAAGGAAAGTACATTTACGGCCTCTTGTATTCTCTTTATGTCAGCAGGTTTTGCAACAGCTTCGCCACTTTTATTATTAAACTTTTATTTAGAACAAATATTTAACTATTCTCCACTAAAATCTGGATTCATATTGATGACTCTCTCACTAGCTGGGACAATATCTGTTCCTCTAGGTAGTGTTTTGGTTAAAAAGATTGGGGCAAGAATTGTTAATTTCTTAGGAATATTTATTGTTGGAGTAGGTACAGTGTTGTTATCGCATATAGACATAAACACTTCAGTAACGAGCATGAGAATAACACTTGCTTTTATGGGAATTGGATTTGGGTTCTCAATACAAGCAATTGCTTCATCAATAAAATACTTACCTGTAGAAAAAACGGGTATGGCATCTGGTATTATTAATGCTGCAAGGCAAATTGGGATGTGCGTAGGCATTGCAGTTCTTGTGAGTATATTAAATAGTAATATCACAAATGCAACTAATAATATTAAACAAGCTGTTACAACTAAAATAAATTCACAAGTAAATCTAGAACCAATTATTAAAGAAAAAATGTTGAGTAAAATTAATAATTCAAATAAAAATTCAATACCAGGTTCAAAAGAAGATGTTATTAATGATATTGATAATCAAGGTAAGATGATGCTAGCTAAGGCCCCAAACAATAAAAAATCAATAGTATTAGCTACTATAAACGAACAAAAAACCAAAGTTAAATATATAATAAACTTTAGTCAAGATATTAAAAATAAGGAACTAAGCAAGGCTTTTGATAATGCTTTCGTAGTTTCCTATTCTATAGTTTTTATATTATCCATAGGTGCATTATTTACTGATAGAAAGCCAACAGATAATGAAAAAATGATGGCATAA
- a CDS encoding ATP-binding cassette domain-containing protein: MLEVKNLTKKFKDFTAVDGVSFEVNKGEILGLIGENGAGKTTIMRMLATMLKVTEGEGKISGHDLISEPESIREEIGILFGGEVGLYDRLTTRENIMYFAQLNGMNACDAKKSIEELTRELEMSEFIDKRVGKFSRGMKQKVAIARSIVHKPSVMLFDEPSTGLDVSATRLIQDFIFKCKSEGKAIVFSSHSMVEVEKLCDRVVIIHKGKVVEHGTISSLKAKYNNEDMEDIFVNLIGGNHE, encoded by the coding sequence TTGTTAGAGGTAAAAAACCTTACTAAAAAGTTTAAAGATTTTACAGCGGTGGATGGAGTTTCTTTTGAAGTTAATAAAGGAGAAATATTAGGTCTCATCGGAGAAAATGGAGCTGGAAAAACAACTATAATGAGAATGCTTGCAACTATGCTTAAGGTAACAGAGGGGGAAGGAAAAATCTCAGGCCATGATTTAATAAGTGAGCCTGAGAGTATTAGAGAGGAAATTGGAATTTTATTTGGTGGAGAGGTTGGCCTATATGACAGGCTTACAACAAGAGAAAATATAATGTATTTTGCTCAATTAAATGGAATGAACGCATGCGATGCCAAGAAAAGCATTGAAGAGCTTACGCGAGAACTTGAAATGAGTGAATTTATAGATAAAAGGGTAGGGAAATTTTCAAGAGGTATGAAACAAAAGGTAGCAATTGCAAGAAGTATTGTCCATAAGCCTTCAGTTATGTTATTTGATGAGCCAAGTACCGGACTTGATGTTTCTGCCACAAGACTCATTCAAGATTTTATATTTAAGTGTAAGTCAGAAGGTAAGGCTATAGTTTTCTCAAGTCACAGTATGGTAGAGGTTGAAAAGCTTTGTGATAGAGTTGTAATAATACATAAGGGAAAAGTTGTGGAACATGGAACAATAAGTTCGCTTAAGGCTAAATATAATAATGAAGACATGGAAGATATTTTTGTTAATCTTATTGGAGGTAATCATGAATAA